A stretch of the Flavobacterium aquiphilum genome encodes the following:
- a CDS encoding SusC/RagA family TonB-linked outer membrane protein: MEKLKILLLVLFAGFSFNCWAQKAEVSGVILDEKGMPLPGANVVETGTNNSATTDFDGKFKINVSNKNAALLISFVGFVDQRIKLDGSRSNYTIKLVSTATSLEQVVVVGYGKGSRKNLTTAVSSVKADQLNNGVIADVGQLLQGKVAGLNVSASGDPTKQSSVVLRGASTLNSSQGPFYVVDGIPGVDISIIAPEDIVTVDVLKDAAATAIYGNRAANGVIMVTTKRGAKDKTTINYSNYFGFEKVSNSLDMMDSNQLRSFLAKNNLNFTPENDKGANTDWQDEILRPKYANSMSHNLSMSGGGDHGNYFGSITYIDKEGVLQGNNFSRVIAHLAVEQMAFDDNLKIGLNVTNSNSVYNNVPQRNVVLQQAINHLPVSPVTNPDGSYFENFIQTGYFNPVALMNHADDDTKTNNLVASLTTELKLPWGFTYNLNLSYQQLNSMHGEFYDSYYQKYNSANFYNNPDPPQVHSLMNFGVNGSALRNSYQTNNTIAESFLNWDRSFGEHKIKAVVGYSWQEDVLGDGFQATNTNFPVDNVSYNNLALGNYGAVSGYKVDFGDSRAYQKKRLISEFARLNYNYKDKYLLQGSIRRDGGSVFGSNNQWGYFPSVGGAWRIDKEGFMQNQKIFTDLKLRGSWGETGNSSGFNAYTAQFISGSLGTFYYNGQQVGAYGPVQAANPDLNWEKTATANIGVDFTILKGAVSGSVDVYNKKTTDMIYNYAVNPVLVPVGTIVANGGDMTNKGIEVTLNSTPIKTKNFSWSTTLNYSHNENEITKLKNPYFIGGDSIRRVQPEGGGQTGSTLQIFKEGKPLGQFFTLQYAGKNAAGVSQYVAKDGSLTTTPAIGVDYHYAGSAQPKFLMGWDNNFTYKKFDLNIFFRGVFGNKIFNATRADLFRPGTAMSSNILVDAANESPNDLNAYKYSTRFIEDGSYIRLDNMTFGYNFGAVGKYIKKIRLYETVNNLFVITKYTGIDPEVEQGGTAPGVDSGNFYPKTRTFLFGLNVIF, translated from the coding sequence GAACAAATAATAGCGCTACTACAGACTTTGATGGAAAGTTTAAAATTAATGTTTCAAATAAAAATGCAGCGTTATTAATTTCGTTTGTGGGGTTTGTTGACCAACGAATTAAATTAGATGGTTCAAGATCTAATTATACAATTAAATTGGTTTCTACTGCTACAAGCTTAGAACAAGTGGTTGTAGTTGGGTACGGTAAAGGATCTCGTAAAAACTTGACAACAGCTGTTTCTTCTGTAAAAGCAGATCAATTGAATAATGGGGTAATTGCAGATGTTGGTCAATTGTTACAAGGTAAGGTTGCAGGTTTGAACGTTTCGGCTAGTGGGGACCCTACAAAACAGTCTTCGGTAGTTTTGCGTGGAGCTTCAACATTGAATAGTTCTCAAGGACCTTTTTATGTGGTTGATGGAATTCCTGGTGTAGATATTTCGATCATTGCTCCAGAAGACATTGTTACTGTTGACGTATTGAAGGATGCTGCAGCAACAGCTATCTACGGTAACCGTGCTGCAAATGGGGTTATCATGGTTACTACAAAAAGAGGAGCCAAAGACAAAACTACAATTAATTATAGCAATTACTTTGGTTTTGAAAAAGTTTCCAACTCACTTGACATGATGGATTCAAATCAGTTAAGATCATTCTTGGCTAAAAATAATTTGAATTTTACTCCTGAAAATGACAAAGGTGCTAATACAGATTGGCAAGATGAAATTCTAAGACCTAAATATGCCAATTCAATGAGCCATAACCTTTCGATGAGTGGAGGTGGTGACCATGGAAATTATTTTGGAAGTATTACCTATATCGATAAAGAAGGGGTTTTGCAAGGAAATAACTTTTCACGTGTAATTGCACACTTAGCAGTTGAGCAAATGGCTTTTGATGATAACCTTAAAATTGGGTTGAACGTTACAAACTCAAATAGTGTTTATAACAATGTGCCTCAACGTAACGTGGTGCTTCAACAAGCTATTAACCACCTTCCGGTTTCTCCTGTTACAAACCCTGATGGATCGTACTTTGAAAACTTTATTCAAACCGGATATTTCAACCCAGTTGCTTTGATGAATCATGCAGATGATGATACAAAAACAAATAACTTAGTTGCAAGTTTGACTACAGAACTAAAACTTCCTTGGGGATTTACTTACAACTTAAATCTTTCTTACCAACAATTGAATTCAATGCACGGTGAGTTTTATGATAGCTACTATCAAAAATACAACAGTGCTAACTTCTACAATAACCCAGATCCACCACAAGTACACTCTTTAATGAATTTTGGTGTGAACGGATCGGCTTTAAGAAATTCGTATCAAACAAATAACACGATTGCTGAAAGTTTCTTAAACTGGGATAGATCTTTTGGTGAGCACAAAATTAAGGCTGTTGTCGGTTATTCTTGGCAAGAAGATGTTTTGGGAGATGGATTCCAAGCAACAAACACTAACTTCCCTGTAGACAACGTTAGTTATAATAACCTTGCTTTAGGAAATTATGGTGCAGTTTCTGGTTACAAAGTAGATTTTGGAGATAGTAGAGCGTATCAGAAAAAGCGTTTGATTTCAGAATTTGCCCGTTTGAACTATAATTACAAAGACAAATACCTTTTGCAAGGATCTATCAGAAGAGACGGTGGATCAGTATTTGGATCAAACAATCAATGGGGATACTTCCCTTCAGTAGGTGGTGCCTGGAGAATTGACAAAGAAGGTTTTATGCAAAACCAAAAGATTTTCACAGATTTAAAACTTCGTGGAAGCTGGGGAGAAACAGGAAACTCATCGGGATTCAACGCTTATACAGCGCAATTTATCTCAGGAAGTCTTGGAACATTCTACTATAACGGACAACAAGTGGGTGCATACGGACCTGTTCAGGCTGCAAATCCTGATTTGAACTGGGAAAAAACAGCTACTGCAAATATTGGTGTTGATTTTACAATCTTAAAAGGAGCAGTATCTGGATCTGTTGATGTGTATAACAAGAAAACAACAGACATGATTTACAATTATGCTGTAAACCCTGTTCTTGTACCAGTAGGAACAATTGTTGCCAATGGTGGTGATATGACAAATAAAGGTATCGAGGTTACTTTGAACAGTACGCCGATTAAAACTAAAAACTTTAGCTGGTCAACTACTTTGAATTATTCGCATAACGAAAATGAGATTACTAAATTGAAAAACCCATATTTTATTGGAGGGGATTCAATACGTAGAGTTCAACCAGAAGGAGGCGGACAAACAGGAAGTACGTTACAAATTTTTAAAGAAGGAAAACCTCTTGGACAATTCTTTACACTTCAGTATGCTGGTAAAAATGCAGCGGGTGTTTCTCAATATGTTGCAAAAGATGGTAGCTTGACAACAACCCCAGCAATTGGTGTTGATTATCACTATGCAGGTAGTGCACAACCTAAATTCTTAATGGGATGGGATAATAATTTCACATACAAAAAATTTGATTTGAATATCTTCTTCCGTGGAGTATTTGGAAATAAAATTTTCAATGCAACACGAGCAGATTTATTCAGACCTGGTACAGCAATGTCTTCGAATATTCTCGTAGATGCAGCAAATGAATCTCCAAATGACCTTAACGCCTATAAATATTCAACGCGTTTTATAGAGGACGGTAGCTATATCCGTTTAGATAATATGACTTTTGGTTATAATTTTGGAGCAGTTGGTAAATACATCAAAAAGATTCGTCTTTATGAGACTGTAAATAATTTGTTTGTGATTACCAAATATACCGGAATTGACCCTGAAGTAGAACAAGGTGGAACTGCACCTGGTGTAGATTCGGGTAACTTTTATCCAAAAACAAGAACTTTCTTGTTTGGTTTGAACGTGATATTCTAA